The window CTGGGGCGgagagtggggggggggggtcttggGGAGGGGTGGATCTCAGACATGGGGCTGAAAAAACAGGAGGCGGGTGGAAGATCAATGTTCAGTGCCTTACGGGCCCGTTGCTCCGGGTTATGGAGTCAGAGATGTCCAGGAAGGCAGCGCGCATCAGGTCAAAGGATTTGTCAGACAGGGATGATACGTCGTCTGAAGTCATCCCCTTTGTCTCAATCTTTGGAAGGATCTTCAATCTGATGATTCCTGCAggggcaaaaaaaccccaaaaaaacttTAGAGTCAGGAGTCTTGGGGAACATCAAGCTGTTGTTTTCATGTTATTGTCATTTGACCCAACACAAATTAAAAAGTTGAGGACAGTTACCTGATTTGAACTGCTTTTCTTTCCGTAGGTAGAAGTTGCTGTAGGAGGAGAAAACGACAGGTATGATGGGtacctggaagaaaaaaaaaaacaaaggcaaaaataagaaaagagacagaaaagaagccctaaaaggaaatgttttctaaaccaatcaaaaaaaagGCCGAAATGCCTGATTAAACCAGCAGCACAtttcttcaaacacacacaaactcagcaTGACACAAGCATTCTCCATCTCCTCCACTCCTGCTAATAGAGGCCGAGTTGCTCTGTCTCAAGGCCCCGAGTGGCCCTTCAGCAGGGCTGACTGAGCCAAACGCGGCTCCCCCTGGGGGCTGTCCTGTTTCCACTCAATCTGGCCGGCCGGGTAAGAATGAAAAGGCTGGCCTAACTCAGCAGAAGCAAatgcagagagagaaacagtctcaagtgtgtaaaaaagaagaaaagaaaaagccatcAGGGAAAGGTGAAACAGACTGTATTCAACACATTTCAAATAGAGTTACTCCAGCacttcaaatgcaaacaaagtGCTTTTGTTAACATCCACTAAACACTGTTTGGAGAACGCGTTAGCAAGTGCTCTAAAGTGTAAGAACCTCTTACCAAAATATTAATGTGTTTTCTAGCGAGGAGCAGCAGGGCTTTATTTTTGCAGACTCTGGTGCACATCTGAACCCGACTGATATCGATCTTCAGCTGCAAGTTACAAAATCTGggttcacacatgcacacaccgtTGTAGCTTCATGGCTAGGTCTCATTCaagagtgtttttctttttgcgtaTGTGTAATTTATCCCACCTGTCTGACCCCGAGTGTTGCTATGAAATTAACTGGAGAACAGAGACCTCCCACCTGCATGCACGCAGAGATAAAGCTCATAAATTTGCACAGCTGAGCTGCAACCATTCTGAGCTGGAGGTCATGTCTGCTGCTGTCCCACCAATCATTTTGTGAGAGCGCACTGGcattgtgtcaaacacaatgcagaaaaaaaatatcatagaaaatgaaaatgacctGGCTGCAGCCCGGCTGAAAGCTGTGCTCTCTACTAAATTATGATTTCATAATTTAGTCTTGCCCCACATAAGTCTGCTAGCTCCCCCACGTGTCTGGAATCAGCCCCCTCACTATTGGGAACCCTAAGCTGGCAGAAGCTTCCTGAAATACCAACAGAATCATCACAGCCTGTCAGGGTTAAGAGAATAAACAGGATGTTTACATGTATGGATGAAGCAAAAAGCTAGGAGAGCTCTAacactccctccctccctctacGTACAAGGTAAAATTTAAGATCtttaaagcaaataaataaacctaCTTGTGCCTGCACTGCCAGATGGAAAGCACCCTTTTTGAAGGGCAGCAGGTCGCCATTTTGGTTACGGGTTCCCTCTGGAAATACCCACAGACGAATCTGTGAAAGTCATAAGACAAGGTTGATTTAATCATCTCACATTCTCCAACAAAGACTACAACAGAACCTTGAGATGAAGATGTTTCTTGTGTTAACTGGAGGCAGGTTACCTGGTCGTCCAACATGGTTTTGGCGGCATCAGCCATCACGCTTTTGGCATCGCTCGTCTTCTTGCGGTTGATGAAGACGATACCGCCCAGCCAGCAAATGAGGCCCACTGTACCGGCATAGATCAGCTCCTTCTTAGCAATTGTGGTGCAGCGGTCTGGTAGGATCTCCATCAAG is drawn from Pelmatolapia mariae isolate MD_Pm_ZW linkage group LG7, Pm_UMD_F_2, whole genome shotgun sequence and contains these coding sequences:
- the agpat2 gene encoding 1-acyl-sn-glycerol-3-phosphate acyltransferase beta; this encodes MDVLWMIPLLLLMIIPLLMCTSSTFVFYFKKFFYVAWMMVLALVGIPLCILKSGGRDIENMRIIRFMVRHVKYLLGLRFEVSGWEHLQTEGPYVVISNHQSSLDVLGLMEILPDRCTTIAKKELIYAGTVGLICWLGGIVFINRKKTSDAKSVMADAAKTMLDDQIRLWVFPEGTRNQNGDLLPFKKGAFHLAVQAQVPIIPVVFSSYSNFYLRKEKQFKSGIIRLKILPKIETKGMTSDDVSSLSDKSFDLMRAAFLDISDSITRSNGPVRH